The Streptomyces sp. NBC_00576 genome contains the following window.
GGCTCGTTCGGGTACGAACGTACGGCGGCGTCGAAAACGTCGACGAGCGTGCGCGGCGAGGCGGCGGGCCCCGCGGAGAAACGTGCCGTGTCGCCGAACCGCTCGCGGATCTCTTCTTCGAGCAGACCGAGAGCACTGCTCTCGTGTATGGCTGCCATCAGTCCTCGCGTCTCGTTCCCGGAAACCTCCGGGTCGCTGGCGGGGCCCGCAGGTATGCCTGGGGTTGTCCGGCTCCAGCTCCGTTCCGTAACAAGCCGGAAATTTTAGTACGAGCCTAGGGTCGTGGTAGTGCTTCTGCCAGGTGAGAGCGCCGCAAGGGGGGCCCGCCGGGAGTACCGGCTGGGTGGCCGACGCCCTGACCTGGTGATCTTCATGGTCGCGCGAGCGGACGAGATATCGCCCACACCCAGCGAAAAACGGCTAACAGGTCAGCGAGCGGTCCATTTCTGGTTGTCCTGGCCGTTGCACGTCCACAGTTGGAGCCGGGTGCCGTTGCCCGTCTTCTGGTCCTTGACGTCGGCGCACTTGTTGGCCTGCGGATTGACCAGGTCGTCGGGCCCGGCGAGGATGAACTGCTGGGCCGGGTTGCCGCTGCGCGTGGCCAACTGGACGACCGCGCCGTCCGTGCTGGAGCCCCAGGCGACGTCCATGCACGGCCCATGGCGCGCACGATGCCGTCGGATTTGAACACCCACTTCTGCTGGGCTTTGCCGTTGCGCGACCAGATCTCCAGCGGGGCGCCGTCCTTGCCCTTGTCGCCGACGACGTCGATGCACTTGTTGGACGCGTGGCTGAAGATGATCGCACCGGGGGCGACCGGGGTCGTCTTGGGTTCGGTGCTGCCGCCGGTGCTGTGCTGAGCGGGCGCGGGATACTCCACGCTGTCGAACTCGATCCGTATCGGATCAACGGCACGGAACCGTACCGGCGTTCGGTCTGATCCCGGTCGACGATCACGATGTCCCGGCCAGGAGTGCGTGCCGCCAGCACGGCCACCGTGGCGTTGCGTTCCCCCGAGTCGGGCCGTTTCAGGAGGAGTTGGAGCTGTCGTCCGGTGCTGAGGGGCACGTCGGTCGAGGTGTTGGTGAAACGCAAAAGACCCCACAACAAGTGGGGTCTCAGCGACTGACGAGAGTAAGTGTCCGAGGGGGGACTTGAACCCCCACGCCCGATAAAGGGCACTAGCACCTCAAGCTAGCGCGTCTGCCATTCCGCCACCCGGACAAGGTGTCTGTCGCGCGGGGTTCCCCCCGTGGCGACGAAGGAAACATTACCAGGCTTTCCGGGGTGGCCGATCACCCCCTGTCGCCGCGTGAACGGTGTGTGACGGGCCTGGTCCGGTCTTGGGGCGCGGTGTGCCGGAGAGGGAGGATGAGGGATGACCACCAGCAGGAACAGTGGGAGGTAACACCGTGAGCGGGACGGGCAGGACAGAAGATACGGCCAAGGGCGTCACCGGCGAGGACGAGGTCGTGGACCTCTGCCGCGAACTCATCCAGATCGACACCAGCAATTTCGGCGACCACTCGGGACCGGGCGAACGCAAGGCCGCCGAGTACGTCGCCGAGAAGCTCGCCGAGGTGGGTCTGGAGCCGCAGATCTTCGAGTCGCACAAGGGGCGCGCGTCCACCGTGGCGCGTATCGAGGGGGAGGACCGGTCCCGGCCGGCGCTGCTCATCCACGGCCACACCGACGTCGTACCGGCCAACGCGGCGGACTGGACCCACCACCCGTTCTCGGGCGAGATCGCGGACGGGTGCGTGTGGGGCCGGGGTGCGGTCGACATGAAGGACATGGACGCGATGACCCTCGCGGTCGTCCGCGACCGGCTGCGCACCGGCCGCAAGCCCCCGCGCGACATCGT
Protein-coding sequences here:
- a CDS encoding RICIN domain-containing protein, encoding MDVAWGSSTDGAVVQLATRSGNPAQQFILAGPDDLVNPQANKCADVKDQKTGNGTRLQLWTCNGQDNQKWTAR